GATAGGCCTCGAGGAAGCGACTATTTCAATGACGCTGTCTGGAGAGACTTGAAATTAATATCTGATATGGATCAAACCCTGGACGTGCTGATGGCTAATTTCACTGTTAAAGATGTGGATCAGATTGCCCAGAGGATTCCGAATCTCAAAATCCTGATGAACCATGTAGCGGGTACAACTATTGATGGAAAGCCGGTGGATCCGGTGTGGGCAAAAGACCTGGAACAAGTAGCTCGCAATCCGAATGTGTTCTGCAAAGTTTCGGGACTCTTTCAGCAATCGCGTCAGCAGCCTTCTCCCACGGACCTTGCATTTTACAAACCGGTTCTCGATGAACTCTGGGAAAGATTTGGAGAGGACCGGTTAATCTACGGCAGTAACTGGCCGGTGACCATGCGCGGAGGCAGCTATGCATCGTATAAAGCAGTGGTAATGGAGTTTCTTGAGCCAAAAGGAAACCAGGCCATGAGGAAGGTTCTCGCAGGGAACGCTTACAGCTTTTACGGGCTCGAGTAGACTCTGCCTTTTCATAGGACTTTGTGCCGATTTTCTTGAAGACCAGAAGGTTTTAGGGATCCCATCCATGATTTGAACCATAAAGGTTGAAGTTGTCTTACACCCCTTATTCTGATTATTTTGGTTAAGTTTCTTAAATCCTTTAACCAACTCATCCTATGTATTCTTTAAAATCTGCACACAAATGGTTTGTTT
The Verrucomicrobiota bacterium DNA segment above includes these coding regions:
- a CDS encoding amidohydrolase family protein, with the protein product MIIPWLKILLTFIIVALFSSGCGSRSSIPIVDTHIHLYDTSRPEGVPWPPESDTVLYRPVLPPDFAKECEENDITATVIVEASGLLADNQWILDLVKHEPDRYIGLVGSLEIGTPDFASNLKQLSEDPRFVGIRMRDRPRGSDYFNDAVWRDLKLISDMDQTLDVLMANFTVKDVDQIAQRIPNLKILMNHVAGTTIDGKPVDPVWAKDLEQVARNPNVFCKVSGLFQQSRQQPSPTDLAFYKPVLDELWERFGEDRLIYGSNWPVTMRGGSYASYKAVVMEFLEPKGNQAMRKVLAGNAYSFYGLE